A single window of Dermacentor albipictus isolate Rhodes 1998 colony chromosome 1, USDA_Dalb.pri_finalv2, whole genome shotgun sequence DNA harbors:
- the LOC135914588 gene encoding endothelin-converting enzyme 1-like has product MFPPRLRLTAGFYDSSGSGYVPWCREQASKQATLSLFVQSSKGKQLSWMHVLHGKAGSRCGRTIERPAKQREHEANHEGSTAMLRAPKSELVAAPLLTVLVTAALFDVAHSSRTEALRQRGRKPASPRVCTSAACSRLAALISQAANASAQPCVDFHEYVCGGWDHRARPLTVAEYAREAFIENVAQRSRSAPLPELQQTAEEKAARYFTACDDVVSGHEDHLDDVKRLLLNGGITWPDNGTNFDFLDAMFYMSLVARVPILLRLSLRGDATSETILISRAMPTFLVAARLKREMRAASAKKFFRTLYVAFSTTGRVDVDGRFAVLADQENRLVSSLNAAQVNAKSATATTSDIHHWAKGTSKQRWRATFYKYWRIASNVSVPVTIENRDYFWAVFSHHRRFGDAQTMDLFGWLCVQALFPFTNRKIVSSYYASPDVQIKHRNLCFHQTDRIMHYAFQSDIARDICSESLVDDVTSLVARISHSIDDTVTTGWLFFGECLEHDSRGDRFTSALAKYETNYTAQAYASFPDMTGDPLVNWIEAVDAVPDTLRYLLPAGELALGEDVRAGEPPIEPAYLDVPWYALDAPLAVKLAGLGSRVAGKVFRELLSPNRACRGLRDSAERLWSCIVAREQQDSDLSDAARDDVLVSVLSSGVLWPVLRDLVAGNGSVLATVQSLSEAQLFFVVGCLLLCGEEHSEAKCNLPLKDNVRFAHAFSCPRGAPMHPRRTCSDIGFSALAIKRV; this is encoded by the exons atgttccctcctcgcctgcgTTTAACCGCCGGCTTCTATGACAGTAGTGgtagtgggtatgtgccatggtgtagggagcaagcaagcaagcaagcaacgtTGTCCTTATTTGTGCAAAGCTCGAAGGGCAAGCAGCTTTCGTGGATGCATGTGCTGCATGGGAAGGCCGGCAGCCGCTGTGGACG AACTATCGAGCGCCCTGCGAAACAGAGGGAACACGAGGCGAACCACGAAGGGTCGACCGCGATGCTACGAGCGCCCAAATCGGAGCTGGTCGCTGCGCCTCTTCTGACAGTGCTGGTCACGGCCGCGCTATTCGATGTCGCTCACTCCAGTCGTACGGAGGCGCTGCGACAGCGCGGCAGGAAGCCAGCATCGCCCCGAGTCTGCACCAGCGCAGCCTGCAGCAGGCTGGCCGCACTCATCTCGCAAGCCGCGAACGCTAGCGCCCAGCCGTGCGTAGACTTCCACGAGTACGTGTGCGGCGGTTGGGATCACCGGGCTCGGCCGCTCACCGTGGCCGAGTACGCGCGCGAGGCTTTCATCGAGAACGTGGCGCAGCGATCCAGGAGCGCCCCGCTTCCCGAGCTCCAACAGACGGCCGAGGAGAAGGCGGCCCGCTACTTCACCGCCTGCGACGACGTCGTCTCCGGTCACGAAGACCACCTCGACGACGTCAAGCGGTTGCTTCTGAACGGCGGCATCACGTGGCCGGACAACGGGACCAATTTCGACTTCCTGGACGCGATGTTCTACATGTCTCTGGTCGCACGAGTGCCGATCCTGCTGCGTCTGTCGCTTCGTGGAGACGCCACGTCCGAGACTATCCTAATTTCCCGCGCGATGCCGACGTTTCTGGTCGCGGCGAGGCTCAAGCGAGAAATGAGAGCGGCGAGCGCCAAGAAGTTTTTCCGGACCCTGTACGTAGCGTTTTCCACCACGGGCCGCGTTGACGTGGACGGGCGCTTCGCGGTTCTCGCCGATCAGGAGAACCGCCTCGTCTCGTCATTAAACGCGGCTCAGGTGAACGCGAAAAGCGCCACCGCGACCACCTCGGATATTCATCACTGGGCCAAAGGCACGTCAAAACAGCGCTGGCGAGCGACGTTTTACAAGTACTGGAGAATAGCCAGCAATGTCTCCGTGCCCGTAACGATCGAGAACAGAGACTACTTCTGGGCCGTCTTCTCGCACCACAGAAGGTTCGGAGACGCGCAAACGATGGACCTGTTCGGTTGGCTGTGCGTGCAAGCGCTTTTTCCTTTCACCAACCGGAAGATCGTGTCGAGTTACTACGCGTCTCCGGATGTGCAGATCAAGCACCGAAACCTCTGCTTCCATCAGACCGACAGGATTATGCACTACGCCTTTCAGTCGGACATTGCCCGGGACATCTGTTCCGAATCGCTCGTCGACGACGTTACCTCGCTCGTCGCACGTATATCGCATTCCATAGACGACACCGTGACGACCGGCTGGCTATTCTTCGGCGAATGCCTCGAACACGACAGCCGCGGAGACAGATTCACAAGTGCGCTCGCAAAGTACGAAACAAATTACACCGCGCAGGCTTACGCATCATTTCCGGACATGACTGGCGACCCACTTGTCAACTGGATAGAAGCGGTGGACGCAGTGCCCGATACGCTGCGCTACCTCCTTCCTGCCGGTGAACTCGCGCTCGGCGAAGACGTGCGAGCCGGCGAGCCTCCGATCGAGCCAGCGTACCTCGACGTACCCTGGTACGCGCTCGACGCGCCGCTCGCCGTCAAGCTGGCCGGCCTAGGATCTCGCGTCGCCGGGAAGGTCTTTCGAGAGTTGCTGTCCCCGAACAGAGCGTGCCGCGGGCTCAGAGACAGCGCGGAGCGCCTGTGGAGCTGCATCGTGGCCCGCGAGCAGCAGGACTCGGACCTCTCGGACGCCGCTAGGGACGACGTGCTAGTGTCCGTACTTTCCTCCGGCGTCCTGTGGCCGGTCCTGCGCGACCTCGTGGCGGGCAACGGTAGCGTTCTCGCAACCGTACAGTCGCTCTCGGAGGCGCAGCTCTTCTTCGTCGTGGGCTGCCTACTGCTGTGTGGGGAAGAGCACAGCGAGGCGAAGTGCAATCTCCCCTTGAAAGACAACGTTCGCTTCGCACACGCCTTTTCCTGCCCACGTGGCGCTCCTATGCACCCCAGACGGACTTGTAGCGACATCGGCTTTAGCGCTTTAGCCATTAAGCGCGTCTAA